DNA from Streptomyces sp. NBC_01476:
ACATCGTGCGGCTGGAACAGAGCCGGGCGACCACCCCGTCGGCGCAGGTCGCCGGGTCGCTGGCGCGGGCGCTGCGGCTGAGTGGCGACGAGCGCGACCACCTCTACCGGCTGGCCGGTCTGCAGCCGCCGCACGACGGCATGGTCAGCGACCACATTCCGCCCGGCGTGCAGCGCGTCGTCGGACGGCTCGGCAAGACACCGGTGGCGGTGTTCGCGGCCGACTGGCGGCTGCTGTGGTGGAACCACGGCTGGGCCGCGCTCCTCGGGGACCTGTCGGCCCTGGCGCCGGACGAGCGGAATCTCGTACGGTCGCGCTTCCCGGTGGCCGCCGACCGCGGACGGGTGGCCGGCTGGCGGGTCGACATGCAGAACGCCGAGACCTCGGACCGGGCGATCGTGGCCGACCTCCGCCGGGCGTCCGCGCGCTATCCCGGCGACCCGCGGGTGACGGAGCTGATCCGCCGCACCGTCGAGGGGAACGCCCGGTTCGCCCGGCTGTGGCAGGAAGGCGCGGTCGGCGCGCACGCCGAGGACCACAAGACCATCCACCACCCCGCGGTCGGTGACATCACCGTCGACTGCGACGTGCTCGGCGACGCCGACACGGACCTCAAGATCGTCATCTTCACCGCGGCGCCCGGCAGCGAGGACGAGACCAAGCTCGACCTCGCGCGCGTCACAGGGCTCATCAGCGTCCCCGCGGATGCTGTCTGACCCCGGCGTGACAGGCACGCGGGGACCGCGGTCCCGGCCCGGTCGGCGAGAGCACGATCGCCGCGACGGCCGGCGCGGCAGCGCCTCGGCGAAGCCGGGGAAGCGCCGGTCGAGGCCGTTGCGCCCGCCGGCGGGCGTGGGGCGGGCCCGGCCGGACCCCTCCCCCGACGCCGGGCCCCCGGGCAGCGCCCCGTCCGCCGTGAACCGGAGCGGTCAGGGCTTGACGGCGACGGCGGCGTAACAGGCCGCCTCCGCGTCGGTGATGTTGCCCTGGTCCTCTTCGCGGTCCGGATTCCACCGTGAGGTGGGGGTGACGCCTTCCTCCAGCAGGGTCCAGCCGTGGAAGAAGGCGGCGAACTCCTCCCGGGTGCGGGCCTGTCCCGCGGTGCCGGCCGCCCGGTAGGCGGCGACGAGCCGGTGCACGGGTTCCGGGTCGAAGTCGGCCGTCAGGTGAGTCATCGTCAGCGTGCTGCCGGGAGCGAGCCGGTCCTTGAGCTCGTCGACGATGGCATGCGCCCCCAGCTCGTCGGGGACGAAGTGGAGGATGGCGTTGAGGCTGAGGGAGACCGGCTCGCCGAGGTCCAGGGTGTCGCGGACCCCGGGTGCGTTCAACAGGCCGGCGGGGTCGGTGATGTCGGCCTGGGCATAGGCCGTACGGCCTTCCGGCGTGCTCTGCAGGAGGGCCGCCGCGTGGGCCAGGACGATGGGGTCGTTGTCGGCGTAGACCACTTTGGCGGTGGGGTCGACGCCCTGGACGATCTCGTGCAGGTTGGGCGAGGTGGGGATACCGGTGCCGACATCGAGGAACTGACGGTGGCCGCGCGCGGCGAGGTAGCGGCTGGAGCGGTGCACGAAGCGGCGGTTGGCCCTGGCGGCCACCAGTACGGACGGAAAGGCGCTCATGGCCTGCCCGGCGGCTTCGCGGTCGGCGGGGAAGTTGGTGAAGCCCCCGAGGTAGTAGTCGTACATGCGGGCAGAATGCGGCCGGTCCATCCGCAGATCGATCTGCCCGGCTCCGTTGCCGTCGCTCATCACGGTCCCCCTCGCACCTGTGCGTTGTGCCGCCGGGCGGCGAACGGGCGGTCGCCGGGGTCCGCCGCCCCTGGTTGTTCCCCGGCGGCGGAAGCCTACAAGCGTCGGTCTTCGGCCGAATCCCGGGTCCCGCCGCCCCCGGCGGGTCTCCGCGCCCCCGCGCCCCGGCATCGCCGCACTACCGCACCGCCGAGCAAGATCACCCGCGTAGTCGCATGATCACGTTCGGCGAAAAAAGGCCGGAGCAGTCTTGCACAACCGGGCATACGGTCCGCTTTGCTGAGGAGTAAGGGAACACCTCCTCACCGATGCCCCACGCGACGGCGGAGCGGCGCGGTGCCAGCGAACGGATCGTCCGTGTCCATAGATCCACAGCAACCGGTGGTCCGGGGAGCCGCCGCTGGGCTCCTGGCCGGTGGCCTGCGGTCACCTGCCCGGTATCCCTTGGCGGCGGGAACGTGCGGTGCCCCGCCGTCACTCCGGCCTGCGTGCCCCCGGCCGGCCCCGCCCGAGTATCCGGAGCCGCAGTGACCGACGCCCCGCGGAACCGCCCGGCCGCCGCCCCCTCGCTGATACCGCCCCAACGGGGCACGCACCGGGAACTGCTGACGTTCGACGCGTTCTGCGCGTACCACTCCAAGCTCTGGCTGCGGTACGCCTTCCTCCAGGTCGGCAACCGCAGGACCGCCGCCCGTATCGTCCGGGCGGTGCGCGAGCAGTTGGAGCAGGACTGGGAGGCCGCGCTGCGGCAGAAGTCGGTGCCCTCCTACGCCTGGGCCGTGCTCAAGGACCACCTGGCGGTCTGGCTGGCCGAACACGACCGCCTGCCGGTCATGCCGGAGACGGCCGCTTTCCACGCCGCCGTACGCAAGATCCTGCTGCGCGAGCTGCAGGACGAGTTCGCCGTCCTGGAGAGCGAACTGGGCCTGTACACGGCGATATCGAGGCTGCCGGAGAACCAGTGCGACGTCATCGTGCTGCGGTACGTCCTCGGCGCGGACGACCAGGACGTCGCGGGCTACCTCGGTGTCAACGAGGCGACCGTCCGCTCGCACATCCGTTACGCCAAACTCCGACTGGCGCGGCAGATGAAGGAATTGAGGGAGGAACAGTGACCAGCGGCCCGCAGCGAAGCGGCATCTCCTTCGGTCTCGACGCGCTCCTGGAGGACGCCGAGGTCCTCCAGGACGTCACCACCGCCGGGCTCCACCCGTACCTGCCGGATGCCGGGACCGACGGCGCGGAGGCGGCGCCGGGCTGTCAGCACCACCGCCCGCCGCCGACGGACGCGCCACCGGGCGCGGCACGGGAACCGGTGTGTGTGTCGGCCTGCGCCCGTACCATCCGCGAGACCGCCGCCCGCGACCTCCATCTGGCCGTCTCGCTGGTCCTGGGCGATCCCCGCGCCGCCGCGGCCCTGACCCGCTTCGCCCAGAGCACCACCCCGCACACCGAGGGCGCGGTCGTCTTCGGCGCCCTGCTCCACCTCACCGGCCACCGCGAAGCTGCACAGTTCTGGTGGCAGTACGCGGCAGGTGGTGAGAGCCACACTGCGGCGTTCTGCCTCTACCTGCACCACCGCCACCTCGGGCAGCACCGCACCGCCCAGCACTGGCGCAACCAGGCGCGCCTGCTGCAGACCCCGGGCTGTCCCCGTACGCCCCGGCGTCAGCCCGGCGGCCTCTCCCTGCTGCCCACCCGTGTCCACCACGCGCTGCTCCGCCAGTGCTACCAGGGCACGCCCCCGCATCTGCCGCCGGCCATGGAGGAAGCCCTCAACATCCTTTACCGCGGCGGCCAGGACCAGGACGACGGCACCGTCTACTCCCCGCCGGCCCACACCCTGCCCACCCACCTCGCCCACGCCGCTTCGTGCTGACGGCCGCAGTCACGGTCACGGCCGCGGTCCCGGCTGGACCTTCTTCCGGCGCCGCACGGTGCTCGGTCAGCCGGCGGGGCGACCGCCCCGGCGCAGGAGCTGCCGGTGGAGCAGGACCCCGCCCAGGAGCAGGAGCAGGCCCGCGGCGAGCAGCGGCCACGGGGTGTACTCGTCGGTGCAGCTCTGGCCGCCGTGCGTCGAGGTGCACACCGTTCCCGGGCCGCTCCTGTTGAGGAAGGCGACG
Protein-coding regions in this window:
- a CDS encoding helix-turn-helix domain-containing protein, producing MSIDATGLGATIRAWRERLTPAEVGLPAGRVRRAVGLRREELADLAGVSVDYIVRLEQSRATTPSAQVAGSLARALRLSGDERDHLYRLAGLQPPHDGMVSDHIPPGVQRVVGRLGKTPVAVFAADWRLLWWNHGWAALLGDLSALAPDERNLVRSRFPVAADRGRVAGWRVDMQNAETSDRAIVADLRRASARYPGDPRVTELIRRTVEGNARFARLWQEGAVGAHAEDHKTIHHPAVGDITVDCDVLGDADTDLKIVIFTAAPGSEDETKLDLARVTGLISVPADAV
- a CDS encoding RNA polymerase sigma factor: MTDAPRNRPAAAPSLIPPQRGTHRELLTFDAFCAYHSKLWLRYAFLQVGNRRTAARIVRAVREQLEQDWEAALRQKSVPSYAWAVLKDHLAVWLAEHDRLPVMPETAAFHAAVRKILLRELQDEFAVLESELGLYTAISRLPENQCDVIVLRYVLGADDQDVAGYLGVNEATVRSHIRYAKLRLARQMKELREEQ
- a CDS encoding SAM-dependent methyltransferase, with product MSDGNGAGQIDLRMDRPHSARMYDYYLGGFTNFPADREAAGQAMSAFPSVLVAARANRRFVHRSSRYLAARGHRQFLDVGTGIPTSPNLHEIVQGVDPTAKVVYADNDPIVLAHAAALLQSTPEGRTAYAQADITDPAGLLNAPGVRDTLDLGEPVSLSLNAILHFVPDELGAHAIVDELKDRLAPGSTLTMTHLTADFDPEPVHRLVAAYRAAGTAGQARTREEFAAFFHGWTLLEEGVTPTSRWNPDREEDQGNITDAEAACYAAVAVKP